A part of Oncorhynchus masou masou isolate Uvic2021 chromosome 30, UVic_Omas_1.1, whole genome shotgun sequence genomic DNA contains:
- the LOC135521964 gene encoding gastrula zinc finger protein XlCGF57.1-like has translation MKIKQRSKTTPLHQKTMGTKRHGNLGITQTEHDPQSGDDSTGRDESDCTQALSKSTSSNHSDSSTLHKDPVVVLTRLAEVVVKTLLRDIKVCLVKEMKDVRKDEDNHGGSPQFFPCPHCTISFTDRYFLENHIKTKHQKQYLVMLRSQVSKSKRVYGPTHSCAHCSCMFHTPRQLDIHTRQAHPSARPQKPAPPRRTGRPHRVQEKFHTCPQCSRRFKYLGSLLKHCKSLHKMAVVLTNGHISCADCEKSFENCWGLGPHRCHEPEGNKPKDAKQMVIKEVGFQCLDCGKILTTPTSLNTHMRIHTGEKPYVCKECGKRFSDTSAYRYHLLIHNGVKPFKCQDCGKAFKQKSLLRKHMTVHSGERKYSCSQCDRKFAYRESLKLHLRTHSGERPFKCTVCAKDFADKGYLKTHLKIHSNQKNYHCGVCGQKFIRIGVLNIHLRSHTGERPYHCTVCDKQFARLDHLKNHQRTHTGEKPYTCTECSKSFTQSGDLTKHKRLHTGERPFECSECHKRFICSASLTLHMRTHTHRDVKPYSCQECGKSFYEQSHVNGHMKIHKGKRYSCPHCFLSFARKSNLSKHLLRRHNPK, from the exons ATGAAGATCAAACAACGTTCAAAAACTACACCACTGCACCAAAAAACCATGGGGACTAAACGCCATGGAAACCTGGGTATAACACAAACAGAACATGACCCACAGTCAGGTGATGACTCCACCGGCAGAGATGAATCAGATTGTACCCAAGCACTTTCAAAGAGCACCAGTTCAAATCATTCAGATTCTAGTACACTCCACAAGGATCCTGTGGTAGTGCTAACCAGGTTGGCTGAG GTGGTGGTTAAGACACTTCTGAGAGACATTAAAGTGTGTTTGGTGAAGGAGATGAAGGACGTCAGGAAGGATGAAGACAACCATGGAG GTTCTCCTCAATTCTTTCCTTGTCCACACTGCACCATCTCCTTTACTGACCGTTACTTCCTGGAGAACCACATCAAGACCAAACACCAGAAGCAGTACCTGGTCATGTTGAGAAGCCAAGTCTCAAAGAGTAAAAGAGTGTACGGCCCCACACACAGCTGTGCCCACTGTAGCTGCATGTTCCATACACCACGACAGCTAGACATCCACACCCGCCAGGCCCACCCCTCTGCCCGTCCCCAGAAACCTGCCCCTCCCCGGAGAACTGGCCGTCCCCACAGGGTACAGGAGAAATTCCACACCTGCCCGCAGTGCTCCCGCAGATTCAAGTACCTGGGCAGCCTGCTGAAGCACTGCAAGAGTTTGCATAAAATGGCTGTTGTTCTCACCAATGGACACATCAGTTGCGCAGACTGTGAGAAGAGCTTTGAGAATTGCTGGGGCCTGGGGCCTCACCGGTGTCACGAACCAGAGGGCAATAAACCTAAGGACGCTAAACAGATGGTCATTAAGGAAGTCGGCTTCCAATGCTTAGATTGTGGCAAGATCCTCACTACTCCTACGAGCCTGAACACTCACATGCGCATCCACACTGGAGAAAAGCCTTATGTCTGCAAGGAGTGTGGCAAGCGCTTCTCAGATACCAGCGCTTACCGTTATCACTTGTTAATACACAATGGGGTCAAGCCATTCAAATGTCAGGACTGTGGGAAGGCTTTCAAGCAGAAGTCTCTCCTCAGGAAGCACATGACTGTTCACTCTGGTGAGAGGAAGTACTCCTGCTCCCAATGCGACAGGAAGTTTGCATACAGGGAGAGTCTGAAGCTTCACCTGCGCACACACTCCGGGGAGAGACCTTTCAAATGTACTGTCTGTGCTAAAGACTTTGCTGACAAAGGTTATCTGAAGACTCATCTGAAGATCCACAGCAACCAGAAAAACTACCATTGTGGGGTTTGTGGGCAGAAATTCATAAGGATTGGTGTGCTGAACATACACCTGCGCTCACACACAGGTGAGAGGCCTTACCACTGCACAGTGTGTGACAAGCAGTTTGCCCGACTCGACCACCTGAAGAACCACCAGCGCACTCACACAGGTGAGAAACCATACACCTGTACCGAGTGCAGTAAAAGCTTCACTCAGTCTGGAGATCTAACCAAACACAAGCGCCTCCACACTGGGGAGAGGCCATTTGAATGTTCTGAATGCCACAAACGCTTTATCTGCTCTGCTTCTCTGACCCTGCACATGAGGACCCACACTCACCGTGACGTAAAGCCATACTCCTGCCAAGAGTGTGGGAAAAGCTTTTATGAACAGAGTCATGTGAACGGCCACATGAAAATCCACAAGGGGAAACGTTATTCCTGCCCCCACTGCTTTCTCAGCTTTGCTCGCAAGTCCAACCTCTCCAAACACCTGCTTAGACGTCATAATCCTAAATGA
- the LOC135521965 gene encoding gastrula zinc finger protein XlCGF49.1-like, whose protein sequence is MVIKEVGFQCLDCGKILTTPTSLNTHMRIHTGEKPYVCKECGKRFSDTSAYRYHLLIHNGVKPFKCQDCGKAFKQKSLLRKHMTVHSGERKYSCSQCDRKFAYRESLKLHLRTHSGERPFKCTVCAKDFADKGYLKTHLKIHSNQKNYHCGVCGQKFIRIGVLNIHLRSHTGERPYHCTVCDKQFARLDHLKNHQRTHTGKCHGHYLM, encoded by the coding sequence ATGGTCATTAAGGAAGTCGGCTTCCAATGCTTAGATTGTGGCAAGATCCTCACTACTCCTACGAGCCTGAACACTCACATGCGCATCCACACTGGAGAAAAGCCTTATGTCTGCAAGGAGTGTGGCAAGCGCTTCTCAGATACCAGCGCTTACCGTTATCACTTGTTAATACACAATGGGGTCAAGCCATTCAAATGTCAGGACTGTGGGAAGGCTTTCAAGCAGAAGTCTCTCCTCAGGAAGCACATGACTGTTCACTCTGGTGAGAGGAAGTACTCCTGCTCCCAATGCGACAGGAAGTTTGCATACAGGGAGAGTCTGAAGCTTCACCTGCGCACACACTCCGGGGAGAGACCTTTCAAATGTACTGTCTGTGCTAAAGACTTTGCTGACAAAGGTTATCTGAAGACTCATCTGAAGATCCACAGCAACCAGAAAAACTACCATTGTGGGGTTTGTGGGCAGAAATTCATAAGGATTGGTGTGCTGAACATACACCTGCGCTCACACACAGGTGAGAGGCCTTACCACTGCACAGTGTGTGACAAGCAGTTTGCCCGACTCGACCACCTGAAGAACCACCAGCGCACTCACACAG
- the LOC135523063 gene encoding multiple epidermal growth factor-like domains protein 8 produces MSTSATGSSTWTMSVLRRPPPTAICPRVCFDAQPKFTNVDIRVTIDMYTSTSPKVVSNSHDTFIVEVDLHTGIHAIKIEDESVARGGSSGGDKETPPSPMKVYANSSSSLGGAMLPNTPLQLHAKPQGADREVREAKGEGLISYITVWKPQTVLFFQGVCDRVVITFHHEVHSLKSSRFYIALRGVGTEERRGESQGLLFLRQDQAHIDLFVVFSVFFSCFFFSVCVLLWKIKQFMDLCREQRRHIQETTKMASRPFAKLTVYLEPEESQLIYLSSTEGHCLWQGRLGGIVVG; encoded by the coding sequence ATGAGCACTAGTGCTACCGGCAGTTCAACGTGGACAATGAGTGTTTTGCGTCGACCCCCACCAACCGCAATCTGCCCAAGGGTCTGCTTTGATGCCCAGCCAAAGTTCACCAACGTGGACATCCGAGTCACCATCGACATGTACACCTCCACCTCCCCGAAGGTAGTGTCCAACTCCCATGACACCTTCATCGTAGAAGTGGACCTCCACACAGGCATCCACGCCATCAAGATCGAGGACGAGTCGGTGGCCCGAGGTGGGTCGAGCGGAGGGGATAAGGAGACACCTCCGTCACCTATGAAGGTGTATGCCAACTCCTCATCCAGCCTGGGTGGGGCCATGCTCCCCAACACCCCCCTGCAGCTCCACGCCAAGCCCCAGGGGGCAGACCGGGAGGTACGGGAGGCCAAGGGGGAGGGGCTCATCTCCTATATCACGGTGTGGAAGCCCCAGACGGTGCTATTTTTTCAAGGTGTCTGTGACCGCGTGGTCATCACCTTCCACCATGAGGTCCACTCCCTGAAGTCCAGCCGCTTCTACATCGCCCTGCGCGGTGTAGGCACCGAGGAGAGACGGGGCGAGTCCCAGGGCCTGCTCTTCCTCCGCCAGGACCAGGCTCACATTGACCTGTTCGTTGTCTTCTCTGTTTTCTTCTCCTGCTTCTTCTTCTCCGTCTGCGTCCTCCTCTGGAAGATCAAGCAGTTCATGGACTTATGCCGAGAGCAGAGGCGTCATATCCAGGAAACGACCAAGATGGCATCCAGGCCCTTCGCCAAGCTCACTGTCTATTTGGAGCCAGAGGAGTCCCAGCTCATCTACCTGTCCTCCACAGAGGGGCATTGTCTTTGGCAAGGCAGGCTGGGGGGCATTGTAGTTGGTTAG
- the LOC135521960 gene encoding gastrula zinc finger protein XlCGF57.1-like, whose amino-acid sequence MKIKQRSKTTPLHQKTMGTKRHGNLGITQTEHDPQSGDDSTGRDESDCTQALSKSTSSNHSDSSTLHKDPVVVLTRLAEVVVKTLLRDIKVCLVKEVKDVRKDEDNHGGSPQFFPCPHCTISFTDRYFLENHIKTKHQKQYLVMLRSQVSKSKRVYGPTHSCAHCSCMFHTPRQLDIHTRQAHPSARPQKPAPPRRTGRPHRVQEKFHTCPQCSRRFKYLGSLLKHCKSLHKMAVILTNGHISCADCEKSFENCWGLGPHRCHEPEGNKPKDAKQMVIKEVGFQCLDCGKILTTPTSLNTHMRIHTGEKPYVCKECGKRFSGTGAYRYHLLIHNGVKPFKCQDCGKAFKQKYLLRKHMTVHSGERKYSCSQCDRQFAYRESLKLHLRTHSGARPFKCTVCGKDFADKGYLKMHLKIHNNQKNYHCGVCGQKFIRIGVLNVHLRSHTGERPYHCTVCDKQFARLDHLKNHQRTHTGEKPYTCTECSKSFTQSGDLTKHKRLHTGERPFECSECHKRFICSASLTLHMRTHTHRDVKPYSCQECGKSFYEQSHVNGHMKIHKGKRYSCPHCFLSFARKSNLSKHLLRRHNPI is encoded by the exons ATGAAGATCAAACAACGTTCAAAAACTACACCACTGCACCAAAAAACCATGGGGACTAAACGCCATGGAAACCTGGGTATAACACAAACAGAACATGACCCACAGTCAGGTGATGACTCCACCGGCAGAGATGAATCAGATTGTACCCAAGCACTTTCAAAGAGCACCAGTTCAAATCATTCAGATTCTAGTACACTCCACAAGGATCCTGTGGTAGTGCTAACCAGGTTGGCTGAG GTGGTGGTTAAGACACTTCTGAGAGACATTAAAGTGTGTTTGGTGAAGGAGGTGAAGGATGTCAGGAAGGATGAAGACAACCATGGAG GTTCTCCTCAATTCTTTCCTTGTCCACACTGCACCATCTCCTTTACTGACCGTTACTTCCTGGAGAACCACATCAAGACCAAACACCAGAAGCAGTACCTGGTCATGTTGAGAAGCCAAGTCTCAAAGAGTAAAAGAGTGTACGGCCCCACACACAGCTGTGCCCACTGTAGCTGCATGTTCCATACACCACGACAGCTAGACATCCACACCCGCCAGGCCCACCCCTCTGCCCGTCCCCAGAAACCTGCCCCTCCCCGGAGAACTGGCCGTCCCCACAGGGTACAGGAGAAATTCCACACCTGCCCGCAGTGCTCCCGCAGATTCAAGTACCTGGGCAGCCTGCTGAAGCACTGCAAGAGTTTGCACAAAATGGCTGTTATTCTCACCAATGGACACATCAGTTGCGCAGACTGTGAGAAGAGCTTTGAGAATTGCTGGGGCCTGGGGCCTCACCGGTGTCACGAACCAGAGGGCAATAAACCTAAGGACGCTAAACAGATGGTCATTAAGGAAGTCGGCTTCCAATGCTTAGATTGTGGCAAGATCCTCACTACTCCTACGAGCCTGAACACTCACATGCGCATCCACACTGGAGAAAAGCCATATGTCTGCAAGGAGTGTGGCAAGCGCTTCTCAGGTACAGGCGCTTACCGTTATCACTTGTTAATACACAATGGGGTCAAGCCATTCAAATGTCAGGACTGTGGGAAGGCTTTCAAGCAGAAGTACCTCCTCAGGAAGCACATGACTGTTCACTCTGGTGAGAGGAAGTACTCCTGCTCCCAATGCGACAGACAGTTTGCATACAGGGAGAGTCTGAAGCTTCACCTGCGCACACACTCCGGGGCGAGACCTTTCAAATGTACTGTCTGTGGTAAAGACTTTGCTGACAAAGGTTATCTGAAGATGCATCTGAAGATCCACAACAACCAGAAAAACTACCATTGTGGGGTTTGTGGGCAGAAATTCATAAGGATTGGGGTGCTGAACGTACACCTGCGCTCACACACCGGTGAGAGGCCTTACCACTGCACAGTGTGTGACAAGCAATTTGCCCGACTCGACCACCTGAAGAACCACCAGCGCACTCACACAGGTGAGAAACCATACACCTGTACCGAGTGCAGTAAAAGCTTCACTCAGTCTGGAGATCTGACCAAACACAAGCGCCTCCACACTGGGGAGAGGCCATTTGAATGTTCTGAATGCCACAAACGCTTTATCTGCTCTGCTTCTCTGACCCTGCACATGAGGACCCACACTCACCGTGACGTAAAGCCATACTCCTGCCAAGAGTGTGGGAAAAGCTTTTATGAACAGAGTCATGTGAACGGCCACATGAAAATCCACAAGGGGAAACGTTATTCCTGCCCCCACTGCTTTCTCAGCTTTGCTCGCAAGTCCAACCTCTCCAAACACCTGCTTAGACGTCATAATCCTATATGA